A segment of the Polyodon spathula isolate WHYD16114869_AA chromosome 1, ASM1765450v1, whole genome shotgun sequence genome:
tttatttattttattacagtgcacATCTTAACCTGGGCTACACTGTATAATGAGTGGATACTTATTTGGGGTTCAGTGGCTGTTTTCATTGGattgccaataatacttccaccaagaGGCCATGTAAACTGCCTGCTACtatagtaggactgttctttttttatgttaattgttgtgttctttttttagaagggtctaattaagtaacacccaaaattgtttgtgtcagacttgttgaaagtctgtaacaaaatggttgattgttattgccGATAGGTTGTAGATACGACTATTAATAAAgtccagaaacaaaataaaatattaaaacgtTTTGCACcttataaaactgagctgattttgccagtgcttgctagtctattaacccgtttgaaattatttcaaagcaaatgaaagcattttcatttcacaCAATGGTAGTACTGTGGTCATTCcagtgtgttatgttgtgaagCATAGTTTTAGAACTGAGAGACAGGAAATGCTTATCGTAAAAGTTTACTGGTTCTTAAAaataagggccatataagaattataaatactgtaactgatttgAAGGCCTTATTTGTTGTTCTCCAGGTTGCTGCAGTTAAAgtgtagatgctataacgagttactgtaattGAGACATATTTAatgaagtaaacatttatttaaatgtttttggaattaaaagtataaatgcaaaactgtgactTTTTTGTCACAAGTGCTGTGGAAAAATTCTCCAATGTAGCAAATCCaccgaatttaataccagccaaaatttcccatTATACAGTATAACTTACAACAAATCTGTATGCTGACACCTACaacaagtaccacagacaagaggccACAGAGCGTGGCCCAAAAACTTTGAGAATCACTGCCTTAGTGTGGAATGACTCAGCATGAGTGATTCATGCcatcaaaaatatgttttaaggtTTAGGGAGGAAAGGGGTTTATCCCCAAAACAGGTGGCGGTGTCCTGCACGCTGTTGGGCAGAGAGAGCTGTATGATGTTTTCAATGAAAGTTGATGAGCTGTGTGGACTCCCTGATTTGAGATTTTTACCAGCACTGTTGACATACCCAGCCAGGAAGGGGCCTGCTCTCAAAGGGTCAACTGCGGATTTAAAGCACAACACATGCTTGCATTATAAACATGGAACTTACTTGTTTGTTCTTAATTTTCTAACATTAATATATTACCCTTTGACCCTATAAAGAaacgtaaatgtatttttttttctacccctgctcaaaaaacaaataatgaaacgaacaactctggctatgtacacgtgacgcccccgaagagactgcagcttcaatccaccatgtaactaatgtacacacaccttagtaagcacattttattttagtacagTCCCGACTGACAACtgaagatgaactacttacagcacaacAGTTCTTCATTGCATTACACTCAATTACCATTCTGTCTCCTCTTTTTGccccgccccatagcaaccaatacacacttctgATTCGCTAGTACAGTACTCActtgacctcccaactcccacctaataagCTTtcattaactgtcagtaaatgtactgtattaaagccccaaaaaacacacaagtatagtgctgcagatcgtgCCTCTCACGGcgctgcttctaaaatgccttaaatcatgtaataaaatatttcagcatttgtaaagcatagtattattaataaaggccaccctcGTATAATCGGCGCCCttgtttaagggccgcagtcattttgatcaatttaaaataaacgttggggcaccaaattgaagtaatacagtatttgataaataaataccaaaacattgtgtaacaggcagtgttgtgcgaTTCCcttgccattacagattctgtcccgtTGTTGAGGTTAAAGctatgaatgcagacgagcccagctCTCTTGCATTGAGGTTAGACGCTCTTATCTGtcacacacctttcattacatACTGTCTCAAATAttctgttttgaaagatacacgtttttatggggggggggggggggggggggggggggtgacagggTTCAGTTATAAACATGATATTGGGTACTGCcaagttaaagaaagttctttTCCTTGTTTTCTTCTCAGGACATTTTCATTTCCTGCTGTAGGTCAATATACCACTGCAGGGTCAAAAGCATGATgctggctgcaaagcatttggATCAATAGGGGATGCagctggttaatgacaggaaagaatgtTTACATAGGGTGTCCGTCTCATTCTCCAAGTGAAATGAGCAGCAAGTGCAACaagttttacaattaaaatacatgtttcctCTGGCATGTCTcttcaaaactgcaaaaatgaatataaaaacaatataacagaGCATGACCTTTGACAACGCCTAAAAGcacggcttgcaaacagagatttccttaaccaagtgtagtaccagatatcacagTGTCAATGAAGGAAATGCTACTCAAGTACTGAGCAGTGCTTATATCCTATTGTCTTGTCTACAGGTCTCTGTACTGTCTGTAGTGTGCACCTGATATGCCCTGTTACACAGGGAAGAGCCAGGCAATATGAGTTATTTCATTTTGGAAGTCTGCTGTTGAAGCTGCCAGGAGGTTCAGAAATGCAACATGTGGGGGTTGATTCCCCGGCAACTGTACAAACACCAAAGCATATTCCGAAAAAACAGAATTAGGCTCTGCGTCAAGAAAGTAGAGggtttttttaagtctgtttaaaGAGTTTTGAATGCATGTTGCTGTTCTTGCTGCTGATAAACCAACAACAATCTGTTTTATTCATATAAAGTCTTTTTAATCAATCTTCAAATTCAAACTTTGTGCAAAAGGGTCAATGATACTGCGTATAGGCACACAGGAATAACCTTGTTTTGTAAAAAGTATTTGTGCTGacattaaagtacattttattgcATACATTATCATCTTTGCTTGACGAATAAGTGACTTTTGCATAAAAGTGACATCAAACCTTACAATACAACTCATAGCATTAGTATAAATTGCATACTGTAGACTCAAGTAAACATTCTTGATTTTTGGTCAAATTCATTGACTCTAAACACCCCTTAATTACATtggtagaacctcagagttaagAACTCCTACAAGTGGCATGCTGATTatggagaaggcaaaattactgtaccaacaaaatgtATCTAGAAAGgggaggcagatttcaaagcaagtacggACAATTTTACTAGGAggatttagttttaaacaaagtttgttttcCACGCCAAAGGAGATCAACTgactataaaataaaagttaacCCAAGTGTTTCTGGATTTTTAAACCTCTGCTGTTACTACAGTTCCAATTACAATCGTAACTGAAATAAAGCCTTTGTATCATTCTccagggtgtagatagcaggtgtacgcatttattaaaccattgaaaactcattttcagagttacggacatttcagacttacgaaTAACCTTCATTCCCAAGGTGTTtataactctgaggttctactgtaaatataaaagataaataataaataaaaatcatttaaaatcataattaataaaatcatcattaattttttttttttttcaaaaggcatTACAAggtagaaatgtaaaaaaaagattacatttttcttcaaaaaatggCTACATAAAGGagataatacatataaaaaaacactttaattgaATATAGTTGAATAACAATATATTcaaatgttgggtttttttcgTGAGAATTCGACCAAGGTGGCATTTCATAATGTAAAATTCTTTACTGCTTATCTTATCATCAGAGCCTCCAGTGTGTCCTTCAGTAAAGGCACTCCTGTGTTAGTGCTGGGTGAGTCATGTGATCGGGTGCTACGTTGTAAGTTGTAGATCTTGGCTGGAGGCTCAGATGGAGCACTGCATTGGTCTCTGAATAACACAGCCAACAGTTTATTTATATACTACAGGGAGTTTATGTGCAAAACAGCATTTTGAAGGAAAACAGGAGATTTCCAACTAATATTACTGCAATTCGGCAGTTTTAAAATAACGTTACAACAATTAGGAAGTGACTCAGGACAAGCGATTATAAACTGTTTGCCTCTATTCACCCTCAGTAAGAACTCTTTCCACTTGTAATAATCAGCCAGGAGAATGtggttgggtgtttttttttaatatatgagaGTTCCATGTTATGGTAGTTCTGTTGGCAGCCACTGACTGACTTGGAGACAATAGTCTGCTGTTATTAAAGTTTGTATATCCTTCATTTTCCCCTCCTTTCCCCTCCCCAAACTGTGCGCTCTGATACTGCAGTCTAAAGTCATACAGATTATTTCCAGATCTCTCCACACTACCTTCGCAAAAAACACTATCTGCTCCTCTCTGGCTCACATAACCATTGATCTGCTGATAAGTGCTTCGTGATCCTCACAGAACACACAGATCTGCTCTGCTTCGTTTATTGTACTCACACACTAGTGTATATGGGTTCATTATTCAATCATTATGTGCTCCAAGATGTCTTTCCTCGTTCATTATTGAAGTgcaatacagtgttttttttgttttttttttaggttacttGAATTCTGCTTTCTTTGTATTCATTCACAAGAAACCTTTCTCCCTGCGTAAATTCCTTCAGGACTGTAAGTGCTTCATTATAGAGAGCACTGAAGATTCTTCAATGGAAACCTGATTAACTGATATTTGCTATACATCACACTATGTATTGTCAGACCTTCAATGCAGCTTTGGCACATAAGGAATCTGATATGAAGTAGTACAGCTGTAATGTCTTCACATTACACTGAAAATACatactactaataaaaaatacatatttttacattcatTTCAAAAGATCAGTTGTTTGTAACTGCAACTCTGCTCTTAaaggtatataaataaaatcactgaGAAGTTCATTTCTTCTATTTGCATTGTCAGTGGAAATACATGCATCATTTTCAAAGTGCAGTGATTGTCAtaaatattgttttgatttaCTGTCTGCTAATCCAGCAGATCTGGGAGCCTGAGAAAACCTGCCTGACCTTTACAGGGAATCATTAGCTCCTAAAACTGCCTAGCTACGGTATACACTGTTCCCCTGGGCACTGAATAAGAGCATTTGTTATTGCCAGCAAATCACAGCAGAGAAGACCTGCTTTTCATTACTGCAAAGCCCAGTTATAATAtgcaaaataatgcaaagaaagacATACTTACAACAAAAGGTTATAAAAACTTTATTCCAATCTTCCcagaatgtactttttatttttttaatcataattgATTTCTTTCTCCCCAGTTTGTGGCTTTTCCATATTTTAGTGCGATTACTGCAGGCTCTATGAATTATAAATGACAGGCAGAGTTTCACTGGCTCACATATACATCAGCGATAGAAACTCAAACATGTCCAGCTCCCAGGCCTGGCTTTCACAGCTCATATTGTTTAGGTATGCTATAGTAAAGACTGCTCTTATCCCAGTTACAGGAGCTTCGGGAGTTGTTCGTGCACCTATAGGGGAGACACATTTTTAACAGGGTTTTAACTTCTCAAACTCCTGACTcctaatcattttaaataatagatTTAAATGGTGGGGATTTTTGAAACTCTGAACTGAGCACAGGACTGGGTTTATAACCCTGAGCATTCACTTCAATGAGCTACCATTAGATTCCTTACTAATCAAATCTAGTAGTAAAAAGAGGCTTTCTTCCATGATAAAGAGAGGGAGCTGATTAGCAATAGGCCAGAAAGTATTAGACTTGttttgaaatctaacaatgaTGAAACcggtacagtaaaaaataaaaatgaacacagctACAGAGTCATTTACTGACCTGAGATGGCCAGAACAATGTCATCTGTTGTATGCAAGATGCAGAAGTTAAATTGTTCCAGAGAAATTTCAAAGACTTTTGCATTGTTTCTAAAACTCTCATCTAAATAGTGATACTTCAGAGGTTACTCTAGCTTTTACCAGTTCTGTAAAAGTACAATTAAAGGCATAAAGGTAACACGATCACGcatataaaataatttctttaaaaaaataactctgtgTCACAAATTCCCTTCTTGAAGAGGTCACAAAAAAAGCAAGGCTCATAAAAATATACAATTGCTCTTTGGGAATCTGAATGACATGTTTGCATTGCTGTGAAAATGCACATCACTTGGTCAAGTTTACCCAATGcacttgtttttcttcaattttctCTTCCAAACATTTGAGCAGAACGGGGTCTACTTGAGGATCAAACTTGTTCGCAAACCAATGGCCAAAATTAATGAGCCAGTGCAGTTCTGCTGCACCATAGATACAGACGCTGCGAATGTGGCTTCCAGTGCAGGGAGGGTAATGGGTGCCCTCAAGGTAGCTCCACTTCACAAGTCGTGTCTTACTCTTCAAGTCTGTGAAATCAGGATCGGACCTGAGAATCTCCCCTGGTACCCCAGGCACTCGCACAAGGGTAGCCCAGAAATGCTCATCAGGAGAATACGTATCAGCAGACCAAGCCAAAAAGTCTTTCACTAACTGGCTCCCATTAATGTGTAGAATAAACTCGCGGCTCAAGACAAAGTAGGCACTTCCACAAAACATTTCGATGCTGTGGGGCGGAGGGTCCTTGATCTCCTTGGTTTTAAAAGGCAGCTTCTGGTACTCGTAAGGTGCATCGCGAAGCTCGTAGCGGTAAGTGAAGCGCTGCTTTTTCGAGCTGCTAGGCCTGCTTGACTCCAGCATGTTGGCCCCATTCAGTTTCTTTAGCTCCGACATGAGCTCGAAGTTGGGCTTCAGTGGAAAGTCCTGGCCGCACAGATTGATGACATACTTCCATTGGACTGGGGAGCTGAGGAGGTCTGACAGACAGTTGAGATCGGCCTGAAGCCTTGAAATATGAGCGTACTGCACCGATTCCAGTCTGGATGCAATAAAGACATTTGGGAAACATTTGACTACATTCTGGACAGCTGCTTTAAAGCTTTGTGAGGATTTCTGATCGTAGTGGATGCAGTAGACATTCTGAGGCATGTAGATTGTATGCAGGAGTCTTTCAAGCATTCCTGCATGTTTGTGCACAACCAAAGAGTAGGCCAACGGAAACTGGTGCTCTTCATCTGAAACCGATTTCTCAGAATATTGTCGCAACTTAatatatctttggcagtcagcCGCCATGTCCCTGACATCGTCATCCTCCAAATCAATAATGACTTTCCTTCTAATCTCCAGAGTCTTGCCGATCTCCACTGGATCTGCATCATAGATGGCAGTGCAGTTGACGGTCTCTTTTAATTGATTGAGTTTGAAAGAATCGGAGCTCCCCCAATAAGGTTCCACAAAAAAGCGTTTTGGGGTCACAGTTTTAGAAAGAATTTTTAAAACTCCCAGAgttaaaagcacaataaaaaaacatttatatttaaaggcATATTGCTTTATCTTCATTCTGTGAGGAAAAAAGAACACCTGtgagtttgcttgtttgtttttttaaataaactgtgtttttttcttgttaataatGGTCCAGcctttatttcaataaaataacagaattaaataaacaataaacatcaCACATAAATACCCAAGTGGAATAACTGCACAGCTGAATATGCAACAtgaaatctaaaatctaaatatGGATCTTATCTTTACAGTCTGTGCTGAATCGATTCTGAGGAGTGCCCAAGTTCGCTGGAGCCAGCCTGACAAGCCTGTTGCATAGATGTGTGACTCTGCTGGCTGGAAACAGTGTGCCCCACCTTTTCACAGTACTGGCCAGGTGGAGCTGATAGTTTGCATGAGCTGCTGTCAAGCTTCTTATTGTAAAGAGGTGATAGGCTTGGAGGTGGGtgtggaggacacccactgactttcagttttcctgagctgttgtgggaagtTACTGCGGTGAGGAAACAAAGGTAAAATAACTGGATctaaattaaagaagaaaagtgGCATTTTATGTTAAGGTCTATGCTAATAATTTAGATAACACGCATAATGAGAACAGCAATATGAGCTATTTTATAACagctttgtaagattttagaatgggATTACAGAAACCTTCACATTTTACTTGCCTAATTGTGGCATTCAGGGTTTACAACAGATGGATTTGATGCATTCTACTTGTCATACTGCCCTATTCTTAAATGCTTCCCTTAAGATTGCCACGCAGTCCAACAAGTGGTATGTGCCAACACCATTAATAAAACAATGCTTTAACTGTACAGAACAGTTAGTTCCAATTGCAATATAAGACTTCCTTAAAGGGATTAATTCATGATAAATTACACACTTCTTCAAATGCAAAAgcaatgtatttgtttgcttttcaaacaaGAATTATGTTATGTGACAGAATGAAGGAAAACATGAGGTGTGTAATTAAAAATGCAGTTCTTACCAAAGGTGAAAGGCACATAACAGTACCCAACTGCACCATACAAACCACTAAAGCTTTATTTTGCAAgtacactttcattttttttataaacctggTCAAATACATTGCAAAGTAATGAatgcaaaaatgcattttacaaaatgacCAATTAAaagagtttgttgtttttttctgacacttGAGTTTACAGCGTTTCTTTGGCTGCTGCTTTGGTGCTGCTATCCTGTAGATCATAGATGTACTAAgggaaataaacatttcaatgatacattttaattatggtccTGCTATGTTTATAGTGGCTTTGGAAAAGTGCGAGTAAAAACATTcctttgtttttccatttcaatGCTATAGCTTTGCGCTCGCCCTTAGCACGGGAAAGCACCGTGTCGTGCTCATACAGCACGGCAGCACGTTATGCAGCACAGCATAACCTTTCCTACACTCCGACAACAAGGGTACCGTTCGTTACAGTATAGTCGCCTTGGTTCCTGTGGCTCCtaacaaaaatacac
Coding sequences within it:
- the LOC121313489 gene encoding beta-1,3-galactosyl-O-glycosyl-glycoprotein beta-1,6-N-acetylglucosaminyltransferase 4-like, which gives rise to MKIKQYAFKYKCFFIVLLTLGVLKILSKTVTPKRFFVEPYWGSSDSFKLNQLKETVNCTAIYDADPVEIGKTLEIRRKVIIDLEDDDVRDMAADCQRYIKLRQYSEKSVSDEEHQFPLAYSLVVHKHAGMLERLLHTIYMPQNVYCIHYDQKSSQSFKAAVQNVVKCFPNVFIASRLESVQYAHISRLQADLNCLSDLLSSPVQWKYVINLCGQDFPLKPNFELMSELKKLNGANMLESSRPSSSKKQRFTYRYELRDAPYEYQKLPFKTKEIKDPPPHSIEMFCGSAYFVLSREFILHINGSQLVKDFLAWSADTYSPDEHFWATLVRVPGVPGEILRSDPDFTDLKSKTRLVKWSYLEGTHYPPCTGSHIRSVCIYGAAELHWLINFGHWFANKFDPQVDPVLLKCLEEKIEEKQVHWVNLTK